A genomic segment from Nicotiana tabacum cultivar K326 chromosome 7, ASM71507v2, whole genome shotgun sequence encodes:
- the LOC107794746 gene encoding putative F-box protein At4g38870 — protein sequence MAKKMACIAAQLLLEGLPEAMVLEVLLWLPLKPLYQCKCVSKAWCSTISDPEFMKLHHVRNLGIVISTVSLGSLWSRLLQARLCLEEKSIGWEGESPFIERIDYECGEDKPIKFTQVINGLLCFCTPSLGLSICNLYTGETIELPLPQFYCNNGSTRFHFGFDPISGSYKLLSLSYCNNRLPLVIAEILTIGADMTNSSWNRVRSIQVNLELLPPQSVCIDGILCWYVYTRFLGKEMEVSISAFYLNEIKFGNIFLPADFAATRLITVEPVRLMQFNGCLAVGCLDSATTKPWKLRELKLWELKDVQCSRWINHSMTLPEELVRCNRESWCSFGNLPTGEILLANPKANNSYIPIYSYDQSVGKFQRFVIGKSPGMVSPECFQISCLEVYNNDSLEALLCKPPTDVIHRFKRRLLTHVIVMDSSMDPAMSSDD from the coding sequence ATGGCAAAGAAAATGGCATGTATTGCAGCTCAATTGTTGCTAGAGGGATTACCTGAAGCCATGGTACTTGAGGTTCTGTTATGGCTGCCATTGAAGCCTCTATACCAATGCAAGTGCGTCTCCAAGGCCTGGTGCTCGACCATCTCTGACCCCGAATTCATGAAACTGCATCACGTTCGCAACTTGGGCATTGTCATCTCCACTGTGTCTTTGGGATCTTTGTGGTCGCGCTTGTTACAAGCAAGGCTCTGTCTTGAGGAGAAGTCCATTGGATGGGAAGGTGAATCTCCTTTTATCGAGCGGATTGATTATGAATGTGGAGAAGATAAACCAATTAAATTCACACAAGTCATTAATGGCCTGTTATGTTTCTGTACCCCATCTCTTGGCCTTTCTATCTGCAACTTGTACACTGGTGAAACAATTGAGCTCCCACTCCCTCAGTTTTACTGCAATAATGGATCAACTCGTTTCCATTTTGGCTTTGATCCCATCAGTGGCTCGTACAAGCTGCTCAGCCTTAGTTACTGCAATAACAGGTTACCTCTTGTTATAGCAGAGATTCTTACCATAGGAGCGGACATGACAAATAGCTCGTGGAATCGGGTGAGGAGTATTCAAGTAAATCTAGAGTTATTGCCCCCGCAAAGTGTTTGTATTGATGGAATTCTGTGTTGGTATGTGTATACACGCTTCCTAGGGAAAGAAATGGAAGTTTCTATATCTGCATTCTACCTGAATGAGATTAAGTTTGGTAACATCTTCCTTCCAGCAGATTTTGCAGCTACTCGCTTAATAACTGTTGAACCAGTCAGATTGATGCAATTCAACGGATGTTTGGCTGTGGGATGTCTGGATTCGGCCACTACCAAACCATGGAAACTGAGGGAGTTGAAACTATGGGAACTTAAAGATGTACAATGCAGTAGGTGGATCAACCATTCCATGACCTTACCTGAAGAACTGGTAAGATGTAATAGGGAAAGCTGGTGTAGTTTTGGTAACCTTCCAACAGGTGAGATACTGCTGGCTAATCCTAAAGCTAATAATTCTTATATCCCTATTTATTCTTATGATCAATCTGTTGGAAAGTTTCAGAGATTTGTTATTGGCAAGTCTCCTGGTATGGTTTCTCCTGAATGTTTTCAAATATCTTGTCTTGAAGTATACAACAATGACTCTCTTGAAGCTTTACTATGCAAACCTCCAACTGATGTTATACATCGTTTCAAACGCCGCCTGTTAACCCATGTTATTGTTATGGACTCAAGTATGGACCCTGCTATGAGCTCTGATGACTAA
- the LOC107794743 gene encoding ubiquitin-conjugating enzyme E2-23 kDa-like, translating into MSSPSKRREMDLMKLMMSDYKVEMINDGMQEFYVHFLGPTESPYHGGVWKIRVELPDAYPYKSPSIGFINKIYHPNVDEMSGSVCLDVINQTWSPMFDLVNVFEVFLPQLLLYPNPSDPLNGEAASLMMRDRAAYELRVKEYCQKYAKPEDVGAAPEEKSSDEELSEAEYDSADDAVAGPVDP; encoded by the exons ATGTCTTCTCCAAGCAAACGCCGTGAGATGGACTTAATGAAATT GATGATGAGCGATTACAAAGTAGAGATGATTAATGATGGCATGCAAGAGTTTTATGTGCATTTCCTTGGACCTACTGAAA GTCCGTATCATGGCGGTGTGTGGAAAATAAGGGTGGAACTTCCTGATGCTTACCCGTATAAATCTCCATCCATTGGTTTTATTAACAAAATCTACCACCCAAATGTTGATGAGAT GTCTGGCTCAGTTTGCTTAGATGTTATCAATCAGACTTGGAGTCCCATGTTTG ATCTGGTAAATGTGTTTGAGGTGTTTCTACCCCAACTTCTCTTGTATCCAAACCCATCAGACCCATTGAATGGAGAGGCTGCTTCCCTAATGATGCGAGACCGGGCTGCATATGAACTAAGAGTTAAAG AATATTGTCAGAAATATGCAAAGCCTGAAGATGTAGGAGCTGCCCCTGAGGAGAAGTCAAGTGATGAGGAGTTAAGTGAAGCGGAATATGATTCAGCTGACGATGCAGTTGCTGGCCCTGTTGATCCATGA
- the LOC142162355 gene encoding uncharacterized protein LOC142162355 produces MPSLLVKRVQIFHMVLSSKPANHIWPLIFFLNPLDKNPGSATVGRSTVHKARAKILKEIIGDVRAEFKRLYDYRDILLQTNPGTTSVVKVEDQGEGKLVFNSFYVCFYAMKKGWSEGCKRIIGLNGCFLKGICKGQLLLAVSKDGNNQMFPIAWAIVEVENSFTWTWFLKCLTHDLELQDGRDLTIMSDMQRGLLKAVSEVLPESEYRWCARHILANWSKDWIGLERRNNFWRFARASCVAELNFHLDSLNMLGNGICESLLRYNKETWCRAYFNCDRKYDIIDNNMCETFNAWILAARHKTIITMLEEI; encoded by the exons ATGCCTAGCCTGTTGGTAAAGAGGGTTCAAATTTTCCACATGGTCCTGAGTTCGAAACCAGCTAATCACATATGGcctctaattttttttttgaatccgCTTGAtaaaaatcctgggtccgccactgTTGGTAGGTCTACTGTACATAAAGCTAGAGCAAAAATTCTGAAGGAGATAATAGGTGATGTGCGTGCTGAGTTCAAAAGACTTTATGATTATAGAGATATTCTGTTACAGACAAATCCAGGTACAACTTCTGTTGTGAAGGTAGAAGATCAAGGTGAAGGCAAGCTTGTCTTCAATTCATTTTATGTTTGCTTCTATGCTATGAAAAAAGGATGGTCTGAAGGTTGCAAAAGGATAATTGGCCTTAATGGTTGTTTTCTGAAAGGCATTTGTAAGGGTCAACTTCTTTTAGCAGTATCAAAGGATGGAAATAATCAGATGTTTCCTATAGCTTGGGCCATTGTAGAGGTTGAGAACAGTTTCACTTGGACATGGTTTCTGAAGTGTTTgactcatgacttagagcttcaAGATGGAAGGGATCTTACTATCATGTCTGATATGCAAagg gGATTGCTTAAAGCTGTATCAGAAGTGTTGCCTGAAAGTGAATATAGGTGGTGTGCCAGACATATATTAGCAAATTGGTCCAAAGATTGGATAGGATTAGAGAGGAGAAACAACTTCTGGAGGTTTGCTAGAGCATCATGTGTGGCAGAACTGAATTTTCACCTGGACAGTTTGAATATGCTTGGGAATGGGATATGTGAGAGCCTCTTGAGGTATAACAAGGAAACCTGGTGCAGAGCATACTTCAACTGTGATAGGAAATATGATATAATTGACAACAATATGTGCGAGACATTTAATGCTTGGATACTTGCTGCTCGGCACAAGACAATTATCACAATGTTGGAGGAAATTTGA
- the LOC107762744 gene encoding ATP-dependent helicase BRM-like, protein MQSGGGAQQGGGVAGHGRNTAASASASPSSSSSASHMGLDQQQQQQLHQHQQQQQRQSLQQQFLRRPEGNEAILAFQTGNAHGILGGGNFVGPSGPMQLPQQSRRYIDLGQQHGSSTIREDGQNRSQGFEQQMLNPVQQAYLQYAYQAAQQKSALGMQHQQQMKMGMFGPPAKDQDPRIANMKELVAMQASNQAQASSSKISSEHFSRGEKQSDQGQQLMADQRTDPKLPSQPTLLGQAVATKPMPAPPSQQSMANMTSNSLAMAAQMQAMQALALERNVDLSLPANANIMAQLIPLMQSRMMMAQQKVPDGNVPVQSSSGHTPKQQVSSPQIANENSPHAHSSSDVSGSSSAKTRQTVTTGPLGATHNIASINNSNNIVQQQFSAQGRENNLPSRQPIMASSGLPPMQYPQSSINPNQGVDNTFPPKPASTAQETLQTQYGRQLSRPSPHSAASSPDGNLGNSLASQGGNVRQVQKQHLGFSKQQLHVLKAQILAFRRLKKGDGTLPRELLQAIIPPPLDVQTQQTFPPGGTANQEKSSGKSSEDNSRRPEPSEKGPQLVVPSSDGLNGSKEEVTGDESTAASTIVVPRSATETKETASVVLPGKEEQPIMGHASKSDPDAEHIQNTPSRGDIAPDRGKSVASQATGSDATQAKKPMQSSVTQQKDTGPARKYHGPLFDFPVFTRKHDAFGPSMMMNNNNNLTLAYEIKDLLVEEGSEILKRKREESIKKIGDILAVNLERKRIRPDLVLRLQIEEKKLRLADIQTRLRDEIEQQQQEIMAMPDRPYRKFVRLCERQRQDLARQVQASQRAIREKQLKSIFQWRKKLLEAHWAIRDARTARNRGVAKYHERMLREFSKKKDDNRNERMEALKNNDVERYREMLLEQQTNIPGDASERYAVLSSFLSQTEEYLHKLGSKITATKNQQEVEESANAAAAAARAQGLSEEEVRAAAACAREEVMIRNRFSEMNAPRDGSSVNKYYHLAHAVNERVIRQPSMLRAGTLRDYQLVGLQWMLSLYNNKLNGILADEMGLGKTVQVMALIAYLMEFKQNYGPHLIIVPNAVLVNWKSEFLNWLPSASCIFYVGGKDQRSKLFSQEVCAMKFNVLVTTYEFIMYDRSKLSKVDWKYIIIDEAQRMKDRESVLARDLDRYRCQRRLLLTGTPLQNDLKELWSLLNLLLPEVFDNRKAFHDWFSKPFQKEGPTHNAEDDWLETEKKVIIIHRLHQILEPFMLRRRVEDVEGSLPPKVSVVLRCRMSAFQSAVYDWIKSTGSLRVDPEDEERRAEKNPNYQPKTYKVLNNRCMELRKACNHPLLNYPYLNVTKDFLVKSCGKLWILDRILIKLQRTGHRVLLFSTMTKLLDIVEEYLQWRRLVYRRIDGTTSLEDRESAIVDFNSPDTDCFIFLLSIRAAGRGLNLQTADTVIIYDPDPNPKNEEQAVARAHRIGQKREVKVIYMEAVVDKIASHQKEDEFRVGGAVDSDDDLAGKDRYMGSIESLIRNNIQQYKIDMADEVINAGRFDQRTTHEERRLTLETLLHDEERYQETLHDVPSLQEVNRMIARSEEEVEQFDQMDEEFDWEEEMTRYDQVPKWLRATSKEVNGAIANLAKKPSKNVLFSSGTGVDSSGAPESEKKRGRPKSKKVPIYTELDDDFSEASSEERNGYSAHEEGEIGEFEDDEFSGAVGVTPVNKDQSEEDVPSYADRYEYHQGPQGAIKTLVPDQVGSSGSSSDSQKPIQIVSSSVSSQQKFGSLSALDARPGSRAKRMADELEEGEIAVSGDSHVDLQQSGSWIQDRDEGEEEQVLQPKIKRKRSLRVRPRHAAERPEETLIEKPAVQRGDSSQMALQGDRRYDLQVRNDRGHKAHAEPSALKHGQGDASLKSKRSIPSRKSSNSVKIHGSGKPGKVSCLSPDDSFEPTRESWDNKPSGTYSGGTKMSEVIQRKCKTVTIKLQKKIEKGGHQIIPLLHGLWNRIESSGCIGGADDSPFGLQTIDMRVDESEYSGVLEFVSDVQLMLKRAVQYFGFSHEVRSEARKVHDLFFDILKIEFPETDFREARNSISFAGPAASTTPGASSRQMPVGQNKRHKLINEMEPDPSPLQKPKTRGALHAGEDAKAKNHMAQRETRFGGSSGRELSQQDDSRPFTHPGELVICKKKRKDREKLGMKPGSSSAGPVSPPSVPRSIRSPGSIPTVKEGGRLNQQTPPQNQLNGSGSSSSVGWANPVKRLRSDSARRRQSHL, encoded by the exons TCATTGCAACAACAGTTCCTTAGAAGGCCTGAAGGAAATGAAGCTATTCTTGCCTTCCAGACTGGCAATGCCCATGGAATATTAGGTGGGGGTAATTTTGTTGGACCTTCTGGACCCATGCAGCTGCCTCAACAGTCGAGGAGGTATATTGATTTGGGCCAACAACATGGTTCTTCCACCATTCGAGAAGATGGCCAGAACAGGAGCCAGGGCTTTGAGCAACAGATGTTGAATCCTGTCCAACAGGCATACTTGCAGTATGCTTACCAGGCAGCCCAACAAAAGTCAGCTCTTGGGATGCAACATCAGCAGCAAATGAAAATGGGAATGTTTGGCCCTCCTGCAAAGGACCAAGATCCTAGAATTGCTAATATGAAAGAACTTGTTGCCATGCAGGCATCAAACCAGGCCCAGGCATCATCATCAAAGATATCCTCAGAACATTTCTCTCGTGGTGAGAAACAATCTGATCAGGGCCAGCAGTTGATGGCCGATCAGAGAACAGATCCGAAGCTTCCTTCCCAGCCAACATTGCTTGGCCAAGCAGTAGCTACGAAGCCCATGCCGGCTCCACCATCTCAGCAAAGCATGGCGAACATGACAAGTAACTCTCTTGCTATGGCTGCGCAGATGCAAGCAATGCAGGCTCTGGCACTTGAACGCAATGTTGATCTGTCACTACCTGCAAATGCGAATATTATGGCACAGCTAATTCCGCTCATGCAGTCCAGAATGATGATGGCCCAGCAGAAAGTGCCTGATGGCAATGTGCCTGTTCAATCTTCATCAGGTCATACGCCAAAGCAGCAAGTTTCATCACCTCAAATTGCAAACGAAAACTCGCCCCATGCTCATTCTTCAAGTGATGTGTCGGGCTCAAGTTCTGCTAAAACTAGGCAGACTGTTACAACTGGTCCTCTCGGCGCGACACATAACATCGCTTCAattaataactcaaataatataGTCCAGCAGCAGTTTTCTGCTCAAGGCAGAGAGAACAATTTGCCTTCTAGACAACCAATTATGGCTAGCAGTGGATTGCCTCCCATGCAATACCCACAGTCATCTATAAACCCGAACCAGGGTGTGGATAACACCTTCCCACCTAAACCTGCCTCAACTGCCCAAGAAACCTTGCAGACGCAGTATGGCAGGCAATTGAGTCGACCTTCACCACATTCTGCAGCTTCTTCTCCAGATGGGAATTTGGGGAATTCCCTTGCATCTCAGGGTGGAAATGTCCGTCAAGTGCAAAAACAACATCtggggttcagtaagcagcaaCTGCATGTTCTTAAAGCCCAGATACTTGCATTTAGACGTCTAAAG AAAGGAGATGGGACATTACCGCGTGAGTTACTCCAAGCTATTATTCCGCCACCTCTGGACGTGCAAACGCAGCAAACGTTTCCTCCTGGTGGTACAGCGAATCAGGAGAAGTCATCGGGAAAAAGCTCAGAAGATAACTCAAGACGCCCGGAACCAAGCGAGAAGGGTCCCCAGCTTGTAGTACCATCGTCTGATGGACTGAATGGTTCAAAGGAGGAGGTCACAGGAGATGAGAGTACAGCTGCCTCAACCATAGTTGTGCCACGTAGCGCAACTGAGACAAAGGAGACTGCATCAGTGGTTCTTCCTGGAAAAGAAGAGCAGCCAATCATGGGACATGCTAGTAAATCTGACCCGGATGCTGAACATATTCAGAATACTCCTAGTAGAGGTGATATTGCACCGGATAGGGGTAAATCTGTTGCGTCACAAGCTACTGGTTCTGATGCAACTCAGGCGAAAAAACCTATGCAGTCTAGTGTCACTCAACAAAAAGATACAGGTCCAGCTCGCAAGTATCATGGACCATTATTCGATTTTCCTGTCTTCACTCGAAAGCATGATGCTTTTGGACCATCCATGATGATgaacaacaataataatttaaCATTGGCTTATGAAATCAAGGATCTTCTAGTGGAGGAAGGCTCAGAAATCCTCAAGAGAAAAAGGGAGGAAAGTATAAAGAAGATTGGTGATATCCTAGCTGTTAATTTAGAGAGGAAAAGGATTAGACCAGATCTTGTTCTAAGAttgcaaatagaagaaaagaaactCCGACTTGCTGATATACAGACACGCTTGAGGGATGAGATTGAGCAACAGCAGCAGGAAATAATGGCAATGCCTGATAGGCCATACCGAAAATTTGTAAGGCTATGCGAACGTCAGCGGCAGGACCTTGCTAGGCAAGTGCAGGCCTCCCAGAGAGCTATCCGAGAAAAACAATTAAAATCTATTTTTCAATGGCGTAAGAAGCTTCTTGAGGCTCATTGGGCAATACGTGATGCTCGAACTGCACGCAATAGGGGAGTGGCTAAGTACCATGAGAGAATGTTGAGGGAGTTCTCAAAGAAAAAGGATGATAATCGGAATGAAAGAATGGAGGCATTGAAGAATAATGATGTTGAGAGATACAGGGAGATGTTGCTAGAGCAGCAGACCAACATTCCCGGTGATGCTTCAGAGAGATATGCTGTTCTCTCATCATTTTTGAGTCAGACAGAAGAGTATCTTCATAAATTGGGAAGTAAAATTACAGCGACAAAAAATCAACAGGAGGTTGAGGAGTCTGCAAATGCTGCTGCAGCTGCTGCACGAGCACAG GGCCTTTCTGAAGAAGAAGTAAGAGCTGCGGCAGCCTGTGCTCGGGAGGAAGTCATGATAAGGAATCGTTTCTCTGAAATGAATGCACCCAGAGATGGTTCATCAGTTAACAA GTATTACCATCTTGCCCATGCTGTGAATGAAAGGGTTATAAGGCAGCCTTCTATGTTAAGAGCTGGAACTTTACGAGACTATCAGCTG GTGGGATTGCAGTGGATGCTTTCTTTGTATAATAATAAGCTAAATGGTATTTTGGCTGATGAGATGGGTCTGGGGAAGACTGTGCAG GTTATGGCATTAATTGCTTACTTGATGGAATTCAAACAAAACTATGGACCACATCTTATAATTGTGCCAAATGCAGTTCTAGTTAATTGGAAG AGTGAGTTTCTCAATTGGCTTCCATCTGCGTCCTGCATCTTCTATGTTGGTGGGAAGGATCAAAGATCCAAGTTATTTTCACAG GAAGTTTGTGCGATGAAATTTAATGTTCTCGTCACTACGTACGAGTTCATCATGTATGATCGTTCTAAACTTTCAAAAGTCGATTGGAAGTATATAATAATTGATGAAGCACAACGTATGAAGGACAGAGAATCAGTTCTTGCTCGTGATCTTGACAGATATCGATGCCAAAGGCGCTTGCTTCTCACAGGGACACCATTGCAG AATGATTTGAAGGAACTATGGTCACTTCTAAATCTACTACTTCCAGAAGTATTTGATAATCGCAAAGCATTTCATGATTGGTTCTCCAAGCCCTTTCAAAAAGAAGGTCCGACACACAATGCTGAGGATGACTGGCTTGAGACTGAGAAGAAGGTCATTATTATCCATCGACTTCACCAAATTCTCGAGCCTTTCATGCTCAGGCGTCGTGTTGAAGATGTTGAAGGTTCACTTCCACCCAAG GTCTCAGTTGTCTTAAGATGCAGGATGTCAGCTTTTCAGAGTGCTGTTTACGACTGGATCAAGTCTACTGGTTCACTTAGAGTTGACCCTGAAGATGAGGAGCGAAGGGCTGAAAAAAATCCAAATTACCAGCCTAAAACATATAAAGTTTTAAATAATAGATGTATGGAGCTTCGAAAAGCTTGCAACCATCCTTTGCTTAACTATCCATATCTCAATGTTACAAAGGACTTTCTTGTTAAATCATGTGGGAAATTGTGGATTCTTGATCGGATCTTAATTAAACTTCAAAGAACAGGGCACAGGGTGCTGCTTTTCAGTACCATGACAAAGCTGCTTGATATCGTGGAGGAGTATTTGCAGTGGCGACGACTCGTCTACAGAAGAATTGACGGGACAACGAGCTTAGAGGATCGTGAATCAGCTATTGTGGATTTTAATAGTCCAGATACTGATTGCTTTATCTTCTTGCTAAGCATTCGTGCTGCTGGGCGTGGATTGAATCTTCAGACTGCTGACACTGTTATCATCTATGATCCTGATCCAAAccccaaaaatgaggaacaggcAGTTGCTAGAGCCCATCGTATAGGGCAGAAAAGAGAAGTGAAAGTCATATACATGGAGGCAGTTGTTGACAAAATTGCAAGTCATCAGAAAGAGGATGAATTCCGTGTTGGAGGCGCGGTTGATTCTGATGATGACCTTGCGGGCAAGGACCGGTATATGGGATCTATTGAGAGTCTCATTCGGAATAATATTCAACAGTATAAGATTGACATGGCTGATGAAGTTATAAATGCTGGGCGGTTTGACCAAAGGACTACTCATGAAGAGCGGCGTTTGACTTTAGAAACGCTATTACATGACGAAGAGAGATATCAAGAGACACTTCATGATGTTCCCTCTCTTCAGGAGGTAAATCGCATGATTGCTAGGAGTGAAGAAGAGGTAGAACAATTTGATCAAATGGATGAAGAATTTGATTGGGAAGAGGAGATGACTAGATATGACCAGGTTCCAAAGTGGCTTCGTGCTACCAGTAAGGAAGTTAATGGGGCCATTGCCAATTTAGCAAAAAAGCCCTCAAAGAATGTCTTATTTAGTAGTGGTACTGGCGTGGACTCCAGTGGAGCTCCTGAATCTGAGAAGAAAAGGGGGCGGCCCAAAAGTAAGAAGGTTCCTATTTACACAGAACTGGACGATGACTTCTCTGAAGCAAGCTCTGAGGAGAGGAACGGATATTCAGCCCATGAAGAAGGAGAAATTGGGGAATTCGAAGATGATGAATTTAGTGGTGCTGTTGGTGTTACACCAGTTAACAAAGACCAATCAGAAGAAGATGTTCCAAGTTATGCTGATAGATATGAATACCACCAAGGTCCACAAGGTGCTATAAAGACTCTTGTACCTGATCAAGTGGGTTCATCAGGATCATCTTCAGACAGCCAAAAACCGATACAAATAGTATCCTCGTCTGTGTCATCTCAGCAGAAGTTTGGATCCCTTTCAGCATTAGATGCCAGGCCCGGTTCTCGGGCCAAACGGATG GCAGATGAATTAGAGGAAGGAGAAATTGCAGTATCTGGAGACTCACATGTGGATCTCCAGCAGTCTGGTAGTTGGATCCAAGATCGTGATGAAGGCGAAGAAGAACAGGTGTTACAGCCCAAAATAAAAAGGAAACGCAGTTTGAGGGTTCGACCAAGGCATGCTGCAGAAAGGCCAGAAGAGACGCTCATTGAGAAGCCAGCTGTGCAGCGTGGAGATTCTTCTCAGATGGCACTTCAAGGGGATCGCAGATATGATCTTCAAGTGAGAAATGATCGTGGACACAAAGCGCATGCAGAGCCTAGTGCTTTAAAGCATGGTCAAGGTGATGCATCCTTGAAGAGTAAGCGAAGCATACCCTCGAGGAAATCTTCGAATTCAGTGAAGATTCATGGTTCAGGAAAACCTGGAAAAGTCAGTTGCTTGTCTCCTGATGATTCCTTTGAACCCACAAGAGAAAGTTGGGATAATAAGCCCAGCGGGACTTATAGTGGAGGGACTAAGATGTCTGAGGTCATTCAAAGAAAG TGCAAGACTGTCACTatcaagctccaaaagaaaatagagaagggTGGCCATCAAATAATTCCACTACTACATGGTCTGTGGAACAGAATTGAAAGTTCTGGTTGCATAGGTGGGGCTGACGATAGTCCATTTGGTTTACAGACAATTGATATGCGTGTTGATGAGTCTGAGTACAGTGGAGTGCTCGAATTTGTGTCTGATGTGCAGCTGATGTTAAAACGTGCAGTGCAATACTTTGGTTTCTCACATGAG GTGAGATCTGAAGCAAGGAAAGTGCATGATCTTTTCTTTGACATCTTGAAGATAGAATTTCCAGAGACCGACTTTCGAGAAGCAAGGAATTCTATCTCTTTTGCTGGACCTGCAGCTAGTACTACACCCGGCGCATCTTCAAGGCAGATGCCTGTAGGTCAGAACAAGAGACATAAACTGATAAATGAAATGGAACCTGACCCTAGCCCGCTACAGAAACCAAAGACACGTGGAGCACTCCATGCCGGTGAAGATGCCAAGGCTAAGAATCATATGGCTCAAAGAGAAACAAGATTTGGTGGTAGCAGCGGCCGGGAGCTTAGCCAACAGGATGATTCGCGCCCGTTCACTCATCCAGGGGAGCTTGTTATTtgcaagaagaagagaaaagatagAGAGAAGTTGGGTATGAAACCTGGGAGTAGTTCTGCTGGTCCTGTCTCACCACCTAGTGTTCCCCGCAGTATCAGAAGTCCAGGCTCGATCCCAACTGTGAAGGAGGGGGGAAGGTTAAACCAGCAGACACCACCCCAAAATCAGTTGAATGGCAGTGGTAGCAGCAGCTCTGTTGGCTGGGCAAACCCTGTGAAGAGACTGAGATCAGACTCTGCAAGAAGGCGGCAAAGTCATTTATGA